A genomic region of Chlorobaculum parvum NCIB 8327 contains the following coding sequences:
- a CDS encoding Lrp/AsnC family transcriptional regulator, which produces MSGHLDLIDLKIIESLGGNGRVRLSELAEIVGLSIPSVSERLDKLQKNGIIKGFTTEVDERRLGFDIQAFVRVRVDSSKHYKSFMEHVMKEEEIMECYSVTGEGSHIMKVMTHNTASLEQFLSRIQSWPGVLGTNTSFVLSQLKKNNCISADIVKKNLQDRQVLLTFDEKKSRK; this is translated from the coding sequence ATGTCCGGACACCTCGACCTTATCGATCTGAAAATCATCGAATCACTCGGTGGTAACGGCAGAGTGCGGCTCAGCGAGCTTGCTGAAATCGTTGGATTGTCGATTCCATCGGTCAGCGAGCGGCTCGACAAATTGCAGAAGAACGGTATCATCAAAGGGTTTACGACGGAGGTCGACGAGCGCAGGCTCGGTTTCGATATTCAGGCGTTTGTGCGGGTGCGGGTTGATTCCTCGAAGCACTACAAGTCCTTCATGGAGCATGTCATGAAGGAGGAGGAGATCATGGAGTGCTACTCGGTGACCGGCGAGGGATCGCATATCATGAAGGTGATGACGCACAATACCGCATCGCTCGAACAGTTCCTGTCGCGCATCCAGAGCTGGCCGGGAGTGCTGGGCACCAATACGAGCTTCGTTCTGTCGCAGCTGAAAAAGAACAACTGCATCAGCGCGGATATCGTGAAGAAGAACCTGCAGGACAGGCAGGTGCTGCTCACCTTCGATGAAAAGAAATCAAGAAAATAG
- a CDS encoding pantothenate kinase yields the protein MQSSRSVSTEAFVRLVVDIGNTTTTLAVFTGETEPSVESVQSTLFGEPKAVAELFLSLAHRHGTPQAVAVCSVVPAAAASCSAQLESLFSVPVVTIAASLRLPFQLDYATPHTFGADRIALCAWSRHLFGDCPVIAVDIGTAITFDVLDAEGNYRGGLIMPGIDMMAGALNSRTAQLPLVDIDKPESLLGRSTIECIRNGIFWGAVRQIAGLIDAIGAELPGESKAAPAEVLVTGGNSRIIAPEIASITHLDELAVLRGIDLLLRLNS from the coding sequence ATGCAGAGTTCCAGAAGCGTTTCGACTGAGGCGTTCGTGCGGCTGGTCGTTGATATCGGCAACACCACCACGACGCTGGCCGTGTTCACCGGAGAGACTGAGCCGTCGGTCGAATCGGTTCAGAGCACGCTGTTCGGTGAGCCGAAAGCGGTTGCCGAGCTGTTTCTCTCGCTGGCTCATCGGCACGGTACGCCTCAGGCTGTTGCGGTGTGCAGCGTAGTGCCAGCCGCGGCAGCCTCCTGCTCGGCGCAACTCGAATCGCTTTTTTCTGTGCCCGTGGTGACGATCGCTGCCTCGCTTCGCCTGCCGTTCCAGCTTGATTATGCAACTCCGCACACCTTTGGCGCGGATCGTATCGCGCTGTGCGCCTGGAGCCGACATCTGTTCGGCGACTGCCCGGTGATCGCGGTCGATATCGGTACAGCGATTACCTTCGATGTGCTCGATGCTGAGGGAAACTATCGTGGCGGGTTGATTATGCCGGGGATCGATATGATGGCCGGAGCGCTCAATTCGAGAACCGCGCAGCTTCCGCTGGTCGACATCGACAAGCCGGAAAGCCTGCTTGGTCGATCCACCATCGAGTGTATCAGAAACGGCATTTTCTGGGGAGCGGTCAGACAGATTGCCGGGCTGATCGACGCCATCGGGGCAGAGCTGCCGGGCGAGTCAAAAGCTGCTCCAGCCGAAGTGCTTGTTACCGGCGGCAACAGCCGGATTATCGCTCCTGAGATCGCTTCAATTACCCACCTCGACGAGCTTGCCGTGCTTCGCGGAATCGACCTGCTGCTACGACTGAACTCATGA
- a CDS encoding FAD-dependent oxidoreductase gives MKVAIFGAGVAGLSAAIELVDRGHTVELYEKRKVLGGKVSVWKDSDGDSIESGLHIVFGGYTQLQKYLDKIGTGDNYLWKDHSLIYAESDGKQSFFKKANLPSPWAEVVGGLQADFLTMWDKISLIKGLWPALAGNEEYFRSQDHMTYSEWHHLHGASEHSLQKLWRAIALAMNFIEPNVISARPMITIFKYFGTDYAATKFAFFRKNPGDSMIEPMRQYIQSKGGRIFIDARLSRFELNDDKTIKHAVLRDGHTVEADAYISALPVHSVKKIVPNEWLEHDYFRNLHQFVGSPVANCQLWFDKKITDTDNLMFSQGTTFATFADVSITCPEDFQAGMGSATGGSVMSLVLAPAHQLLDLPNEVITEMVMKEIHDRFPKSRDAKLLKSTIVKIPQSVYKAVPDVDQYRPDQVSPIRNFFLAGDYTDQHYLASMEGAALSGRQVAEKLHQRMGG, from the coding sequence TTGAAAGTAGCCATATTCGGAGCCGGTGTCGCCGGTCTCAGCGCGGCCATCGAACTGGTCGATCGCGGCCATACCGTCGAACTGTATGAAAAACGCAAGGTTCTCGGCGGAAAAGTATCGGTCTGGAAAGACAGTGACGGCGACTCGATCGAGTCCGGACTGCATATCGTCTTCGGCGGTTACACCCAGCTTCAGAAGTATCTGGACAAGATCGGCACGGGCGATAACTATCTCTGGAAAGATCATTCGCTGATCTACGCCGAGTCGGACGGCAAGCAGTCGTTCTTCAAAAAGGCCAACCTGCCCAGCCCGTGGGCCGAAGTGGTCGGCGGACTTCAGGCGGACTTCCTCACCATGTGGGACAAGATTTCGCTCATCAAAGGGCTTTGGCCCGCGCTGGCCGGCAACGAGGAGTACTTCCGCAGCCAGGATCACATGACCTACTCCGAGTGGCACCACCTGCACGGCGCATCGGAGCACTCGCTCCAGAAGCTCTGGCGGGCGATCGCTCTGGCGATGAACTTCATCGAGCCGAACGTCATCAGCGCCCGCCCGATGATCACCATCTTCAAGTACTTCGGCACCGACTACGCCGCCACCAAGTTTGCCTTCTTCCGCAAGAACCCCGGTGACTCGATGATCGAACCGATGCGCCAGTACATCCAGAGCAAGGGTGGCCGCATCTTCATCGATGCTCGCCTGTCGCGCTTCGAGCTGAATGATGACAAGACCATCAAGCACGCCGTGCTGCGCGACGGCCACACCGTCGAGGCCGACGCTTACATCTCTGCCCTGCCAGTGCACAGCGTCAAGAAGATCGTGCCGAACGAGTGGCTGGAGCACGACTACTTCCGGAACCTGCACCAGTTCGTCGGCAGCCCGGTGGCCAACTGCCAACTCTGGTTCGACAAAAAGATCACCGATACCGACAACCTGATGTTCTCGCAGGGCACCACCTTCGCCACCTTCGCCGACGTCTCGATCACCTGCCCGGAGGACTTCCAGGCGGGCATGGGCTCGGCGACCGGCGGCAGCGTGATGAGCCTCGTGCTCGCCCCGGCGCACCAGCTGCTCGACCTGCCGAACGAGGTCATCACGGAGATGGTGATGAAGGAGATTCACGACCGCTTCCCGAAATCGCGCGATGCGAAGCTGCTGAAATCGACCATCGTCAAGATTCCGCAGTCGGTGTACAAGGCTGTGCCAGACGTCGATCAGTACCGCCCAGATCAGGTCAGCCCGATCCGCAACTTTTTCCTCGCTGGGGACTACACCGACCAGCACTACCTCGCCTCGATGGAGGGCGCAGCGCTCAGCGGACGGCAGGTAGCAGAAAAGCTACACCAGCGGATGGGCGGCTGA
- a CDS encoding glutamine amidotransferase codes for MKSLYIIKAGSTFATEVARLGDFEEWVRRGLGDVACPVAVVNAEGGEALPAPELCAGAVVTGSHAMVTDNLPWSLGIERWIRELIAVRVPFLGICYGHQLLGRAAGGEVGYHPRGREVGTVSIELTPEGQRDSLFEAIPARFVAHATHAQSVLRLPEGAVHLAFNGFESHHAFQVGESAWGVQFHPEYTREIMQTYVRDEIAGLEAVGEDAGALREVVSDAPFAGRVLTNFASFVFRTL; via the coding sequence ATGAAAAGTCTGTATATCATCAAGGCCGGGAGCACCTTTGCCACCGAGGTGGCGCGGCTCGGCGATTTCGAAGAGTGGGTGCGGCGCGGACTGGGCGACGTGGCGTGTCCGGTTGCGGTGGTGAACGCTGAGGGCGGCGAGGCGTTGCCAGCGCCGGAGCTGTGCGCCGGGGCGGTCGTGACCGGCTCGCACGCCATGGTGACCGACAATTTGCCGTGGAGCCTCGGCATCGAGCGGTGGATTCGCGAGCTGATCGCCGTCCGTGTGCCTTTCCTCGGCATCTGCTACGGCCACCAGCTTCTCGGACGGGCGGCTGGCGGCGAGGTGGGCTACCATCCGCGAGGTCGGGAGGTCGGCACGGTCTCCATCGAACTGACGCCTGAAGGCCAGCGCGATTCGCTTTTCGAAGCCATTCCGGCGCGGTTCGTAGCGCACGCGACTCATGCGCAGAGCGTGTTGCGGCTGCCGGAGGGCGCTGTCCATCTCGCTTTCAACGGCTTCGAATCGCATCACGCCTTCCAGGTCGGTGAATCGGCTTGGGGTGTGCAGTTCCATCCGGAGTACACGCGGGAGATCATGCAGACCTATGTGCGCGATGAGATCGCTGGCCTTGAAGCGGTTGGCGAAGATGCCGGAGCGTTACGCGAGGTTGTGTCGGACGCGCCGTTCGCCGGGCGGGTGCTTACAAATTTTGCCAGCTTTGTTTTCCGGACTCTTTGA
- a CDS encoding shikimate kinase: MKHHSLIFLTGFSGSGKSTIGPLLANSLGFEFIDLDREIELAAGKSINRIFAEDGEAAFRELELRTLERIGSQKEMVVSLGGGVLENDRCFELIRRTGTLVYMKSSPEILSLRLQHKTDRPLLKGPNGEKLSREQVEQRISEILEKREPRYQKADLIIVTDSKKIGSTVEEMTRKIERHIRRVERDS; the protein is encoded by the coding sequence ATGAAACACCACTCACTCATATTTCTGACCGGCTTCAGCGGTTCAGGCAAATCGACCATCGGCCCGCTCCTGGCCAACTCGCTCGGCTTCGAGTTCATCGACCTCGACCGTGAAATCGAGCTTGCCGCCGGAAAGAGCATCAACCGCATCTTCGCCGAGGATGGCGAGGCCGCATTCCGGGAGCTGGAACTTCGGACGCTCGAACGTATTGGCAGTCAGAAAGAGATGGTGGTATCGCTTGGCGGCGGCGTGCTTGAAAACGACCGCTGCTTCGAGCTGATCAGGCGCACCGGCACGCTGGTCTACATGAAATCGAGCCCGGAAATTCTCTCGCTCAGACTTCAGCATAAAACCGATCGACCGCTTTTAAAAGGCCCGAACGGTGAGAAGCTTTCGCGGGAACAGGTGGAGCAGCGAATCAGCGAGATTCTCGAAAAACGGGAGCCCCGTTACCAGAAAGCCGATCTGATCATCGTGACCGATTCAAAGAAAATCGGCAGCACGGTCGAAGAGATGACAAGAAAAATCGAAAGACATATCCGCCGCGTTGAGCGGGACAGCTAA
- a CDS encoding secondary thiamine-phosphate synthase enzyme YjbQ — protein sequence MKSYYKELWMEVPTRMDFVNITRDVERALGESGIREGLCLVNAMHISASVFINDDEPGLHADYKQWLEELAPHDPSRYRHNRTGEDNGDAHHKRQIMGREVVVAVTEGRLHFGPWEQIFYGEFDGRRRKRVLIKIIGE from the coding sequence ATGAAATCGTATTACAAGGAACTCTGGATGGAAGTCCCGACCAGAATGGATTTCGTCAACATCACCCGCGACGTCGAACGCGCACTCGGCGAAAGCGGCATCCGGGAAGGGCTTTGCCTGGTCAACGCCATGCACATCTCGGCCTCGGTGTTCATCAACGACGACGAACCGGGCCTGCACGCCGACTACAAGCAGTGGCTCGAAGAGCTGGCGCCGCACGATCCGTCGCGCTACCGCCACAACCGTACTGGCGAGGACAACGGCGACGCGCACCACAAGCGCCAGATCATGGGCCGCGAAGTGGTGGTAGCCGTTACCGAAGGGCGACTGCATTTCGGCCCCTGGGAGCAGATCTTCTACGGCGAATTCGATGGACGAAGAAGAAAGCGCGTGCTCATCAAAATCATCGGAGAATAG
- a CDS encoding glutamine synthetase III family protein: MINESKKSVVSYYGALTFGTEAMSAKLPKEVFKALQETIKAGKKLPADIAGVVAHGMKEWAMEHGATHYTHWFQPMTGTTAEKHDAFLTTQMDGTVIERFSGEQLIQGEPDASSFPSGGMRSTFEARGYTAWDPSSPAFLMKGGKGMTLCIPTVFISYHGEALDEKTPLLRSMDAVSKAAIRLLDTLGITGVTKVNTYAGPEQEYFLIDKKFYTQRPDLVMTGRTLLGALPPKGQQLEDHYFGSIPDRVLEFMQEVEEELFLLGIPAKTRHNEVAPHQFEIAPIFEQANLASDHNLLVMEVMRKVAEKKGFAMLLFEKPFAGINGSGKHNNWSIGIDGGMNLLDPGDTPESNISFLVFLVAVLKGVLKRSAILRASVASIGNDHRLGANEAPPAVVTVFLGDLLEKVLDAIESGKVDLKTEKQILDLGLSHVPVLNKDYTDRNRTSPFAFTGNKFEFRAVGSSQPISVPNTVLNTLMAEAVDDLNAEILAKIEAGMSKEEAILAAVRDGITATKAVRYPGDNYSEDLQKAAAERGLPNMKNTPESVRAWTDKDTVAMFVKYGVLTAEEIDSRYNVRIERYVKGIDIEARTLLLMIKTMVIPDASEYQGDLASSFNNLVAAADSIGLSDEAFKNQAGHLKTLAEDLSQLIALTSILEETIEEMEEQESELDKADFCSARLLPCMNAVREVADKLELQVDRSRWQLPTYSEMLFEH, translated from the coding sequence TTGATTAACGAGAGCAAAAAATCGGTGGTGTCCTATTATGGCGCATTGACCTTTGGTACTGAAGCCATGAGCGCAAAGCTTCCGAAAGAGGTTTTCAAGGCGCTGCAGGAGACGATCAAAGCTGGCAAAAAACTTCCCGCCGACATCGCTGGCGTCGTAGCCCACGGTATGAAAGAGTGGGCCATGGAGCATGGCGCTACCCATTATACCCACTGGTTCCAGCCGATGACCGGCACGACCGCTGAAAAACACGACGCCTTCCTGACCACCCAGATGGATGGTACCGTGATCGAGCGTTTCTCAGGCGAGCAGCTCATTCAGGGTGAGCCTGACGCTTCGAGTTTCCCGTCCGGCGGTATGCGTTCGACCTTCGAGGCTCGCGGCTACACCGCATGGGATCCTTCCAGCCCGGCATTCCTGATGAAGGGCGGCAAGGGCATGACCCTCTGCATTCCGACCGTTTTCATCTCCTATCACGGTGAAGCGCTCGACGAGAAGACCCCGCTTCTGCGTTCCATGGACGCCGTCAGCAAGGCTGCAATCCGCCTGCTCGACACGCTCGGCATCACCGGCGTGACCAAGGTCAACACCTACGCTGGTCCGGAGCAGGAGTACTTCCTGATCGACAAGAAGTTCTACACGCAGCGTCCTGACCTGGTGATGACCGGCCGCACCCTGCTTGGCGCTCTTCCGCCGAAGGGCCAGCAGCTCGAAGATCACTACTTCGGCTCGATCCCGGATCGCGTGCTCGAGTTCATGCAGGAGGTTGAAGAAGAGCTCTTCCTGCTCGGCATTCCGGCCAAGACCCGTCACAACGAAGTGGCTCCGCACCAGTTCGAGATCGCTCCGATCTTCGAGCAGGCCAACCTCGCTTCCGACCACAACCTGCTCGTCATGGAAGTGATGCGCAAGGTGGCCGAAAAGAAAGGCTTTGCCATGCTGCTCTTTGAAAAGCCCTTCGCAGGCATCAACGGCTCCGGCAAGCACAACAACTGGTCGATCGGCATCGACGGCGGCATGAACCTCCTCGATCCGGGTGACACTCCTGAATCCAACATCAGCTTCCTGGTCTTCCTTGTGGCCGTGCTCAAGGGCGTGCTCAAACGCTCCGCGATTCTGCGCGCTTCTGTTGCCAGCATTGGCAACGACCACCGTCTCGGTGCTAACGAGGCTCCGCCGGCTGTCGTCACCGTCTTTCTCGGTGATCTGCTTGAAAAAGTGCTCGACGCCATCGAGAGCGGCAAGGTTGATCTCAAGACCGAGAAGCAGATTCTCGACCTCGGCCTCAGCCATGTGCCGGTGCTCAACAAAGACTACACCGACCGTAACCGCACCTCGCCGTTCGCCTTCACCGGCAACAAGTTCGAGTTCCGCGCTGTGGGCTCCAGCCAGCCGATCTCGGTGCCGAACACGGTGCTCAACACGCTCATGGCCGAAGCGGTCGATGACCTGAACGCCGAAATTCTCGCAAAGATCGAGGCTGGCATGTCGAAGGAAGAGGCAATCCTGGCCGCTGTCCGCGATGGCATCACCGCAACCAAGGCTGTGCGCTACCCTGGCGACAACTACAGCGAAGATCTCCAGAAGGCCGCTGCCGAGCGTGGTCTGCCGAACATGAAAAACACTCCGGAATCGGTTCGTGCCTGGACCGACAAGGATACTGTCGCCATGTTTGTCAAGTACGGTGTGCTGACTGCCGAGGAGATCGACTCCCGCTACAACGTCCGCATCGAGCGCTACGTCAAAGGCATCGACATCGAAGCCCGTACGCTGCTGCTCATGATCAAGACCATGGTCATTCCGGATGCTTCGGAGTATCAGGGCGATCTGGCCAGCTCGTTCAACAACCTCGTGGCTGCCGCCGACTCTATCGGTTTGTCCGACGAGGCCTTCAAGAACCAGGCCGGACATCTGAAAACCCTCGCCGAGGATCTGTCGCAGCTGATCGCACTGACCAGCATTCTCGAAGAGACCATCGAAGAGATGGAAGAGCAGGAGAGCGAGCTCGACAAAGCCGATTTCTGCTCCGCAAGGCTTCTGCCCTGCATGAACGCCGTGCGCGAAGTGGCCGACAAGCTGGAACTCCAGGTCGATCGCAGCCGCTGGCAGCTTCCGACCTACTCCGAAATGCTCTTCGAGCACTAA
- the aroB gene encoding 3-dehydroquinate synthase: MESAASHIIVRTPVIDSIGELYETRGLGKKSVVLFDENTRKLYGDKIIASMQRQGFRTVELVVPARETSKSVSTAWKLYGQMIETDVDRSWNLLCVGGGVVGDLGGYIAASYYRGIPVVQLPTTLLAMTDSSIGGKVAINHPLGKNLIGYFHMPALVLIDPAFLRTLPAREIFGGMAEVVKYGFIADRKFFDMLAEHWDEVTRLEEPWISDAVSRSAFTKADVVEKDFRETSGLRATLNFGHTFAHGLEKMAEYRNLRHGEAVTIGMACALYLSYRLGFLAEAELNEGLALIARFRFPRNLVNKRFISLDLEELFDAMHSDKKKIDKQLRFVLLDRIGHAFLHDREVPKADVLHAIDDAQRWFSEKR; the protein is encoded by the coding sequence ATGGAAAGTGCGGCCAGTCATATTATCGTCAGAACCCCCGTCATCGACTCGATCGGAGAGCTGTACGAAACCCGTGGACTCGGCAAAAAAAGCGTGGTGCTGTTCGACGAGAACACCCGGAAGCTCTACGGCGATAAGATCATCGCATCGATGCAGCGCCAGGGGTTCCGCACCGTCGAGCTGGTCGTGCCTGCGCGCGAGACCTCCAAAAGCGTCTCGACCGCATGGAAACTCTACGGACAGATGATCGAGACTGACGTCGACCGGAGCTGGAACCTGCTCTGCGTCGGCGGCGGCGTGGTCGGTGATCTCGGCGGCTACATCGCGGCGAGCTACTACCGCGGCATTCCGGTGGTACAGTTGCCAACCACGCTGCTTGCCATGACCGACAGCTCCATCGGCGGCAAGGTGGCCATCAACCACCCGCTCGGCAAGAACCTCATCGGCTACTTCCACATGCCCGCGTTGGTGCTGATCGACCCGGCATTTCTCCGGACGCTGCCTGCGCGCGAAATCTTCGGCGGTATGGCCGAGGTGGTCAAGTACGGCTTCATCGCCGACCGGAAGTTTTTCGACATGCTCGCCGAGCACTGGGATGAGGTAACGAGACTTGAAGAGCCGTGGATTTCCGACGCTGTCAGCCGCAGCGCCTTCACCAAGGCCGATGTGGTGGAGAAAGATTTCCGCGAAACCAGCGGCCTGCGGGCAACGCTCAACTTCGGGCACACCTTCGCGCATGGGCTTGAAAAGATGGCCGAGTACCGCAACCTGCGCCACGGCGAGGCGGTCACCATCGGCATGGCCTGCGCGCTCTACCTCTCGTATCGACTTGGATTTTTGGCTGAGGCGGAACTCAACGAAGGGCTCGCGCTCATCGCCCGCTTCCGCTTCCCGCGAAACCTCGTCAACAAGCGATTCATCTCGCTCGACCTGGAGGAGCTGTTCGACGCCATGCACTCCGACAAAAAGAAGATCGACAAGCAGTTGCGCTTCGTCCTGCTCGACCGCATCGGCCACGCCTTCCTGCACGACCGCGAAGTACCGAAAGCTGACGTGCTTCATGCGATTGATGACGCCCAGCGCTGGTTCTCGGAGAAGAGATAG